The proteins below are encoded in one region of Lagenorhynchus albirostris chromosome 7, mLagAlb1.1, whole genome shotgun sequence:
- the MSMP gene encoding prostate-associated microseminoprotein — translation MALWMLWAGQAKGTLGGWGITCLVISLLLQHPGVHSKCYFQAQAPCHHEGKYFTLGESWLRKDCFHCTCLHPVGVGCCDTSQHPIDFPAGCEVRREAGTCQFSLVQKSDPRLPCKEGGPNPEWGSANTPIPAAPAPHSS, via the exons ATGGCCTTATGGATGCTCTGGGCTGGACAGGCTAAGGGGACCCTGGGCGGCTGGGGGATCACCTGCTTGGTGATATCTCTGCTCCTCCAGCACCCAGGAGTCCACAGCAAGTGCTACTTCCAAGCTCAAG CGCCCTGCCACCATGAAGGGAAATATTTCACCCTGGGCGAGTCTTGGCTCCGCAAGGACTGTTTCCACTGCACCTGCCTGCATCCCGTCGGTGTGGGCTGCTGTGACAC GTCCCAACATCCTATCGACTTCCCCGCTGGGTGTGAGGTACGTCGGGAGGCAGGAACGTGCCAGTTCTCCCTGGTGCAAAAATCTGACCCCCGGCTGCCCTGCAAAGAGGGAGGACCCAACCCAGAGTGGGGCTCAGCTAACACCCCTATTCCTGCGGCTCCTGCTCCCCACTCCAGCTAA
- the RGP1 gene encoding RAB6A-GEF complex partner protein 2, with protein sequence MIEVVAELSRGPVFLAGETLECVVTVTNPLPPTATSASSEALAWASAQIHCQFHASESRVALPPPDSSQPDVQPESQTVFLPHRGERGQCILSTPPKILFCDLRLDPGESKSYSYSEVLPIEGPPSFRGQSVKYVYKLTIGCQRVNSPITLLRVPLRVLVLTGLQDVRFPQEEAVAPSSPFLEEDECGKKDSWLAELAGERLMAATSCRSLHLYNISDGRGKVGTFGIFKSVYRLGEDVVGTLNLGEGTVACLQFSVSLQTEERVQPEYQRRRGAGGAPSVSHVTHARHQESCLHTTRTSFSLPIPLSSTPGFCTAVVSLKWRLHFEFVTSREPGLVLLPPMEQPEPVTWTGPEQVPVDTFSWDLPIKVLPTSPTLASYAAPGPSTSTITI encoded by the exons ATGATTGAAGTGGTAGCAGAGCTCAGCAGAGGTCCTGTGTTTCTGGCAGGGGAGACGCTGGAGTGTGTGGTGACCGTCAccaaccccctgccccccacggCCACTTCTGCATCCAG TGAGGCTCTGGCATGGGCCAGTGCCCAAATCCACTGCCAGTTCCATGCCAGTGAGAGTCGAGTAGCACTGCCTCCCCCTGACTCCAGTCAGCCAGATGTCCAGCCTGAGAGCCAGACTGTCTTTCTACCACACCGAG GTGAGAGGGGTCAGTGTATCCTTTCCACTCCACCAAAAATCCTATTCTGTGACCTGCGGCTAGACCCTGGAGAGTCGAAGTCAT ACTCCTACAGTGAAGTGCTGCCTATAGAGGGACCACCCTCCTTTCGGGGTCAGTCAGTCAAGTATGTCTACAAACTGACCATTGGCTGCCAGCGTGTCAACTCACCCATCACTTTACTCAGGGTCCCTCTGAGGGTTCTTGTGCTGACTG GCCTTCAAGATGTCCGCTTTCCCCAGGAGGAGGCAGTTGCCCCATCCAGTCCATTCTTGGAAGAGGATGAATGTGGCAAGAAGGACTCATGGCTCGCTGAGCTGGCTGGGGAGCGCCTCATGGCTGCCACATCCTGCCGCAGCCTCC ATCTGTACAACATCAGTGATGGCCGAGGAAAAGTTGGGACATTTGGCATCTTCAAATCTGTATACAGACTTGGCGAGGACGTGGTGGGGACCTTAAACTTAGGGGAAGGAACTGTAGCTTGTTTGCAG TTTTCAGTGAGCTTACAGACGGAGGAGCGTGTGCAGCCTGAGTACCAGCGGCGCCGCGGGGCAGGGGGTGCCCCCTCTGTGTCTCATGTCACTCATGCCCGGCACCAGGAGTCCTGCCTACATACAACCAGAACGagcttctccctccccatccctctcaGCTCCACACCAGGCTTCTGCACAGCTGTTG TATCCCTGAAGTGGCGTTTGCATTTTGAATTTGTAACATCCCGAGAACCAGGTTTGGTGCTCCTACCTCCCATGGAACAGCCCGAGCCTGTCACCTGGACAGGGCCTGAGCAAGTGCCCGTGGACACCTTCAGCTGGGACCTCCCCATCAAGGTGCTGCCTACAAGCCCTACCCTGGCCTCATATGCGGCCCCAGGTCCCAGCACCAGCACCATAACCATCTGA